The genomic interval GCATGGCGGCCTCGGTGACTTCGGTGTCGGGGGTGGCGGCGACGAAGTTGCCGCCCATCGCGAAGAAGACCTTGGCCTCGCCGTCGCGCAGGGCGCGGATCGCGCGGACCACGTCGTAGCCGTGGTGGCGCGGTGAGGTGATCCCGAACTCCTTGTCGAGGGCGTCGAGGAAGGCGGGCGCGGGCCGTTCGAAGATGCCCATGGTGCGGTCGCCCTGGACGTTGGAGTGGCCGCGCACGGGGCAGACGCCGGCGCCGGGGCGGCCGATGTTGCCGCGCAGCAGGAGGAAGTTGACGACCTCGCGGATGGTGGGCACGGAGTGCTTGTGCTGGGTGAGGCCCATGGCCCAGCAGACGACGGTGCGCTCCGAGGCCAGGACCATCGCCAGGGCCTCTTCGACGGCGGTGCGGTCGAGCCCGGTCGCGGCGAGCGTCGACTCCCAGTCCGCCTCGGCCGCTGCTGCGGCGAACTCCTCGTAGCCGTGGGTGTGTTCGGCGACGAAGGTCCGGTCGACGGCGCCCTCGGTCTCCAGGATCAGCTTGTTGAGGAGGCGGAAGAGGGCCTGGTCGCCGCCGATCCGGATCTGGAGGAAGAGGTCGTTGAGCGGGGTGCCCTTGAGCATGCCCTGCGGGGTCTGGGGGTTCTTGAAGCGTTCGAGACCGGCCTCGGGCAGCGGGTTCACCGAGATGATCTTCGCCCCGGCGGCCTTGGCCTGCTCCAGCGCGGAGAGCATCCGGGGGTGGTTGGTGCCGGGGTTCTGCCCGGCAATGATGATCAGGTCGGCGTGGTGCAGGTCCTCCAGGGAGACCGAGCCCTTGCCGACGCCGATCGTCTCGGTGAGCGCGGAGCCCGAGGACTCGTGGCACATGTTGGAGCAGTCCGGCAGGTTGTTGGTGCCGAACTCGCGGGCGAAGAGCTGGAGCAGGAACGCGGCCTCGTTGCTGGTGCGCCCGGAGGTGTAGAAGACGGCCTCGTCGGGCGATGCGAGGGCGCCCAGCTCCTCGGCCATGATGGCGAAGGCCCGCTCCCAGGTGATGGCCTCGTAGCGGTCGGCGCCCTCCGGCAGGTAGACGGGCTGGGTGATACGGCCCTGCTGGCCGAGCCAGTAGCCGCTGCGCCCGGCGAGGTCGGAGACGGGGTGCTCGGTGAAGAAGTCCGGGGTGACCCGGCGGAGCGTGGCCTCCTCGGCGACGGCCTTCACGCCGTTCTCGCAGAACTCGGCGGTGTGCCGCTTGTCGCCCTCGGGCCAGGCGCAGCCGGGGCAGTCGAAGCCGTCCTTCTGGTTCACCTTGAGGAGGGTCCGCGCGGTGCGGCGCAGGCCCATCTGCTGCTGGGCGACGCGCAGGCTCTGGGCGACGGCGGGCAGCCCGGCGGCGGAGTGCTGGGCCGGTCCGACCCGGGGGGCGTCCTGGACGGGGTCTCCTGCGGGCGGCTTGCTGGCCATGGTGCTCCCCTTCGAGCCGGCTGCGGGCCCCCGGGAGGTGTCTCGCGGGTCCGCCGTGGGTGTTTCCTTCTCCCTCTGATCCTGGCACGGGGGCCGCGCCGGGTGCCCGGTGAGGCCGCGCGGGCGGTGGCCGGTCCGGATTGTCAGTGGGCCGTGGCAGGATCGGGGTGTGGCTGAGACGGCATCGAAGAAGACGGCAGACAACCGACCGCGCCTGCTCCTCATGGACGGGCACTCCCTGGCGTACCGGGCGTTCTTTGCGCTGCCCGCGGAGAATTTCACGACGGCGGCGGGCCAGCCGACGAACGCGGTGTACGGCTTCATGTCGATGCTCGCGAACACGTTGCGTGACGAGGCGCCGACGCACTTCGCGGTGGCGTTCGACGTGTCCCGCAAGACGTGGCGGGCGCAGGAGTTCCCCGAGTACAAGGCGAACCGGTCGAAGACCCCGGACGAGTTCAAGGGGCAGGTCGAGCTGATCGGCGAGCTGCTGGACGCGATGCACGCGGACCGGTTCGCGGTGGACGGCTTCGAGGCGGACGACGTCATCGCGACGCTGGCCACCCAGGCCGAGGCGGCCGGCTTCGAGGTCCTGATCGTCACCGGCGACCGCGATTCGTTCCAGCTGATCACGGACAACGTGACCGTGCTGTACCCCACCAAGGGCGTCTCCGAGCTGACCCGGTTCACCCCGGAGAAGGTCGTGGAGAAGTACGGCCTCACCCCCCGGCAGTATCCGGACTTCGCGGCGCTGCGCGGTGACCCGTCGGACAACCTTCCGAGCATCCCCAAGGTCGGCGAGAAGACCGCCGCGAAGTGGATCAACCAGTTCGGTTCGTTCGACGAGCTGATCGCCCGGGCCGACGAGGTCAAGGGCGTCGCCGGACAGAACCTCCGCGACCACCTGGACGCGGTGAAGATGAACCGCGTGCTGACCGAGATGGTCCGGGACGTGGAGCTGCCGAAGACCCCGGAGGGCCTGGAGCGGGCCCCCTACGACCGCACGGCGGTCACCGGCATCCTCGACATACTGGAGATCCGCAACCCGAGCCTGCGCGAGCGGCTGCTCGCGGTGGACCCGGGCGCCGCGGAGGCCGAGCCGCCCGCGCCCGCCGCCGGTATCGACCTGGACGGGACCGTGCTCTCCACCGGCGAGGCCGGCCCCTGGCTGGCGGAGCACGGTGCGCAGCCGCTCGGCGTCATGACCGTCGACACCTGGGCGCTCGGCGTCGGCACGGTCACCGAGATTGCCCTCGCCGCCGCCGACGGCTCAGCCGCCTGGCTGGACCCGGCGCAGCTGGACGAGGCCGACGAGCAGGCGTTCGCCGCCTGGGTCGCGGACCCGGCCCGGCCCAAGGTCATGCACAACGCGAAGAGCGCGATGCGGGTCTTCCCGGAGCACGGCTGGCACCTCCGGGGCGTCACGATGGACACCGCGCTCGCCGCGTATCTGGTGAAGCCCGGCCGCCGCTCCTTCGCGCTGGACGCGCTGGCCGTGGAGTACCTGGGCCGTGAGCTGGCCCCGGCCGCGGCGGCCGACGGCCAGCTGGCGTTCGGCGCCGACGACCGGGCGGAGGCCGACGCCCTGATGGCGCAGGCCCGCGCGGTCCTGGACCTCGGCGACGCGTTCACGGAGCGGCTGAAGGAGGTCGGCGCGGCCGAGCTGCTGCACGACATGGAGCTCCCGACGTCGATCCTGCTCGCCCGTCTGGAGCGGCACGGCATCGCGGCGGACCGGGCCCATCTGGAGGGCATGGAGCAGCAGTTCGCCGGGGCCGTCCAGCAGGCGGTGAAGGAGGCGCACGCGTCGGTGGGCCGGGAGTTCAACCTCGGTTCGCCCAAGCAGCTCCAGGAGGTGCTGTTCGGCGAGCTGGGCCTGCCCAAGACCAAGAAGACCAAGACCGGTTACACGACGGACGCGGACGCGCTGGCCTGGCTGGCCGCCCAGACCGAGCACGAGCTGCCGGTGCTCATGCTCCGCCACCGCGAGCAGGCGAAGCTGCGGGTCACGGTCGAGGGCCTGGTGAAGACGATCGCGGCGGACGGCCGCATCCACACCACGTTCAACCAGACGGTGGCGGCGACCGGCCGCCTCTCCTCCACCGACCCGAACTTGCAGAACATCCCCGTCCGCACGGACGAGGGCCGGGCGATCCGCCGCGGCTTCGTCGTCGGCGAGGGCTTCGAGACGCTGATGACGGCCGACTACAGCCAGATCGAACTGCGCGTGATGGCCCACCTCTCCGAGGACGCGGGCCTGATCGAGGCGTTCACCTCCGGCGAGGACCTGCACACCACGGTCGCCTCGCAGGTCTTCGGTGTGGAGAAGTCCGCGGTCGACCCGGAGATGCGGCGCAAGATCAAGGCCATGAGCTACGGCCTCGCGTACGGGCTCTCCGCCTTCGGCCTCTCCCAGCAGCTGAACATCGAGGCGGGCGAGGCCCGGGTCCTGATGGACACCTACTTCGAGCGGTTCGGCGGTGTCCGGGACTATCTGCGCCGCGTGGTCGAGGAGGCCCGGGCCACCGGGTACACGGAGACGATCTTCGGCCGCCGCCGCTACCTCCCCGACCTGAACAGCGACAACCGCCAGCGCCGCGAGACCGCCGAGCGGATGGCGCTCAACGCCCCGATCCAGGGCACCGCCGCCGACATCGTCAAGGTCGCCATGCTCCACGTCGACCGGGCGCTGACCGAGGCGGAGCTGAAGTCCCGGATGCTGCTCCAGGTGCACGACGAAATCGTGCTGGAGATCGCCGCGGGCGAGCGGGAGCAGGTCGAGCGCATCCTGCGCCACGAGATGTCCACGGCGGTGCGGCTGCGCGCCCCGCTGGACGTGTCCGTCGGCGTCGGCGACGACTGGGAGTCAGCGGCCCACTGACCGCTTCCGGCCGGGGTCCGCGGGGACCCCGGCCGGTTCCGCCTCCCGCCGCACGGGGGCGAGCCGCACCGCCGCCGCGTACAGCAGGAGTCCGGCCGCGAGCCCGGCGCCCGCGCCGAAGCAGGCCGTCGGGATGATGTCCAGCGGCGTGTCGATGTGCCCGTGGTACGCGTACCAGCGGGCGCACCGATGGGCGGTGCCCAGCACGGCGCACAGCCCGATCGAGGCGAGCGCCCAGCCCCGGACCCACCCGGTCAGGACCGGCACGGACGCGGGCACCGGCCGGTCCCCGGTCCGCCGCAGCCCCGACGCCGTGAACCAGGCGAGCAGCAGCAGGGCCGGGGCCGATGTGCCGTACTGGACGAGGGTGAAGACGGGATACCCGGCCACGCTGCCGTCGAGCCCCGGCACCAGCCGTACGCCCCACCGGTCGTGGTGGGTGAAGGCGTCCCACACGACATGGGTGGCGGACCCGATCACCGCCGACACCGCGAACCACCCGGCGTCCCGGGCGCCGAGTCCCCGCCGTCCGGGGCCCGTCGGGGCCCCGCCGCCCCGCAGCCAGGCATGCACCCGCCCCCGCCACCGCTCGGGCAGCAGCGCCACCAGCGGATCGCGCAGCAGCAGCCACAGGCCGAGCGCCACCGCGGTGATCAGGACGTCCACCGTGACGACACCCCACACCGCGTGGGTCACCTCGCCGAACTCCATGGCGCCCGGAATCACGGAGTCCGCGAAGTACGTCAGGTCGGGGGCGAACGACCCGGCGACCAGGGCCGAGGCGAGCAGCGGACCGCGGCCCGCACCGTCCCGGCGGATACCCGGGAGCACGGCGGCGGCATGGCTGAGCGTGAAGGGCATGCGGGCAGTATGCGTGACCCGGAGGGGCAGGAACGGGTGGCCCGTGGGGCAGGAAGGTCCGTCACGGGAATGTCCGGACGTGGACAACTTGTGTTCAGAAAGGTGAGAAAGCGGTAAGAACCCGCCCGCCCGCTGTGTGCGCGCCGGAGGACTTGCCGTAGGGTCGCCTGAGTCCAGGCGCAGGGGAGCGCCGACTGTGACGAGGGGGAGGGCCCACACTTCATGGCAGCGCAATTCGGTCGCCGACTGTACAGAGGAGCGGCCACCACCGCCGTGGCTGCCGTCGCCGTGGCGGCACTCTCCGCCTCGCAGGCCCCCGGTGCCCCGTCCCCGCTCGTCGCGGCCGACGGCGAGCACCCCTCCGCCGGCTCCTCGACCCCCGCCGACCAGGGCGGCGGCGTCTCCGGCGACTCGCCGTACTACACGGACCTGCCGCCGCTCAACACCCCGGACAAGCCCGGCGGTTCGGCCAACCTGCCGGTGACCGGCCCCGCCGAGTCCGGCATACCCGCCTCCGTCCTCGCGGCGTACAAGAAGGCCCAGGACACCGTCGCGGGCACGGACGCCGGCTGCCGGCTGCCGTGGCAGCTGCTCGCCGCGATCGGCAAGGTCGAGTCCGGCCAGGCCCGCGGCGGCCGGGTCGACGCGCAGGGCACCACGCTCTCGCCGATCCTCGGCCCCGCCCTCGACGGCAACGGCTTCGCCCTGATCAAGGACACCGACAACGGCGCCTACGACGGGGACCGGACGCACGACCGGGCGGTCGGCCCGATGCAGTTCATCCCGTCCACCTGGGCGACCTGGGGCCAGGACGGCAACGGCGACGGCCGCAAGGACCCCAACAACGTCTACGACGCCGCGCTCGCCGCCGGACGCTACCTCTGCGCCGGCGACCGCGACCTGTCGACCGCCACCGACCTGGACCGGGCGGTCCTGAGCTACAACCACTCCGACGTGTACCTGCGTACGGTCCGCTCCTGGTTCACGTACTACAACCGCGGCACGCACGAGGTCCCCGACGGCACCGGCGTCCTCCCGACCGGCCCCACCAGCCGGACCCCGGGCCCCGGCCGGCCGGACGGCGGCCCGTCGAGCACCCCGGCCCCGTCCCCGACGCCGACGCCCTCGCCGTCCAAGACGCCGAAGCCGGGCACGTCCCCCAAGCCCACGAAGCCGGCCGAGCCCAGCCCCCAGCCCTCGAAGCCGAAGCCCCCGACGCACACCCCGACCCCGGCGCCCACCCCCTCCCAGCAGGTGGCGGCGCTCCAGAACGACGGCACCGGCACGCTGACCGCCACGGCCGGCGACGAGTTCGGCGGAACGGTCAAGGTGCGGGCCCGCGACGGCCTCGGCAAGGCGGTCGCCAAGGCGAAGGTCACCTTCACCGTCGTCGGCGACACCGACACCGCGTTCGTCGGCGGCTTCAAGGCGGTCACCCTCGCCACCGGCGCCGACGGCAAGGTCTCCTCGCCGGTGCTCCGCGCGGGCGAGAAGACCGGCGAGTTCACCGTACGGGCCACCGTGTCCGGCACCTCGGCGGCCACCACCGTCAAGGCGACCGTCACCGCCCGCCAGGCCGACGCCATCACCAGGACCGGCACCGCCGAGCTGACCGCCGTCGCCGGTGAGACCTTCGACGACATCACCGTCGCCGCCACCTACCAGGGCAAGGCCGCGGGCAAGGTCGCCGTCACCGCCACCATGATCACCGACGGCGACGACCCGGCCGTCAACGACAAGGGCCCGTACTGCACGGACGACGACGGCAACCCCGTCCGCACCATCGAGCTCACCACGGCGGCCGACGGCAGCCTGAAGCTCCCGAAGTTCTACGCGGACGGCCCGGCCGGTACGTACAAGCTGCGCCTCACCACCGAGGGCGGCGCCACGGTCACCATCGACCTGACCGTCGAGGAGCGCACGGCCTCCGCCGCCTCCTGACACCAGGCCACAGCCCCTCCGCCCGGCGGAGGGGCTGTGGCCTGCTCACTCCCGCTTCAGCCGCGCCTTCGTGAACCGGGTCGCCTCCACCGTCGTCGGGTCCTCCGGCCACGGGTGCTTCGGGTAGCGGCCGCGCAGCTCCGCCCGGACCGCCTTGTAGCCGTCGCGCCAGAACGACGCCAGGTCCGCCGTCACCGCCGCCGGCCGCCCGGCGGGGGAGAGCAGGTGCACCAGCACCGGTACGCCCGCCACCCGCGGGGTCTCCTGGAGGCCGAACAGCTCCTGGAGCTTCACCGCGAGCACCGGCTGGTCCCCGCCGTACTCCACCCGGATCCGCGAACCGCTCGGCACCTCGATCCGCTCCGGCGCCAGCTCGTCCAGGCGGACCGCCTCGCCCGTCGCCCACGGCAGCAGCCTCCGCAGCGCCTGCCCCGCGTCGATCGCGGCCAGGTCGGAGCGGCGCCGCGCCCGGGACAGCTCGGGCTCCAGCCAGGCCCCGGGGTCCGCGAGCAGCGCCCCGTCCGACACGTCCGGCCACGGCCCACCCAGCACCCGGTGCAGGAAGGCCAGCCGCTCCCGCAGCTGCCCCGCGTCCCGGCTCCACCGCAGCAGCCCCGGGCCCTCCCGCCGCAACCCCGCCACCAGCGCGTCCCGGACCAGTCCCGGGTCGGGCTGCTTCAGCGGGCGCGCGGCCAGCTCGACCGCCCCCAGCCGCTCCACCCGGCGGGCCACCACGTCCCGGCCGTCCCAGCGGACCTCCTCGCCCGCGAACCGCAGCGGCCCCGCCGCCAGGAGCGCGGTGTCCTCGTCGATGACGGCCGCCAGGCGCACCCGGGCGGAGGCCGCGTGCGCCGGCCGGTCCGCGACCGCCACGGCCAGCCAGGGCGCCCCGCGCAGCCCCGAGCCCTCGCCCGGCTCCGCGCCCGTGCCCGACGCCATCAGGAACGCCCCGCCGCCCCGCGCCCGCGCCACCCGCTCCGGGAACGCCAGGGCGGCCACCAGACCGACGGCCGCGTCGTCGGCGACGCTCCGGCCGGAGGAACCGCCGTCGCCCTTCAGCGCGGACGACAGGCGCCGCACCTCCTGGCGCCAGCGGCCCGCGTAGGCGTCCTGGCCCCGGCGCGCGGTGCGCAGCGCGGCCGCCAGATCGTCCCCGTACGCGCGCGGCGGTTCCTCGCTCAGCAGCGCCACCACCTCGGCGGCCCGGCGCCCGCCCACCTCGGCCGCCCCGTCCAGCAGCGCCCGGGCCAGCCGGGGGTGCAGTCCGAGCCGGGACATCCGCACGCCCCGCTCGGTGACCCGGCCGTCCGGGCCGACCGCGCCGACCGCGCCGAGCACGTCGCGCGCGGCGGCCATCGCGCCCTCCGGCGGCGCGTCGAGCAGGGCGAGCCCCGAGGCGTCCGGGTCGCCCCAGCAGGCCGCCTGGAGGGCGAACGCCGTCAGGTCGGCCACCCTGATCTCCGGTGCGGGGAAGCGGGCCAGCCGACCGTCCTCGGCCTGGTCCCAGCAGCGGTACACCGTCCCGGGAGCCTCGCGCCCCGCACGCCCCGCGCGCTGCCGGCCCGCCGCCTGCGAGGCCCGTACGGTCGCCAGCGCGCTCAGCCCCCGGGCGTGATCGGTGCGCGGCTCCCGGGCGAGCCCCGAGTCGACCACCGTCCGCACCCCGGGGACCGTCAGCGAGGACTCGGCCACCGAGGTCGCCAGGACCACCCGACGCCCCTCGGACGACCCGGCCAGCACCGCGTCCTGCACGGCCGCCGGGGCCCGCCCGTGCACCTGGAGCACTTCCGCCCCGACACCCGCCAACTGGCCCGCCACCCGGCCGATCTCGCCGACGCCGGGCAGGAAGCACAGCACGTCGCCGTCCCGCTCGGCGAGGGCCCGCCGCACCACGGCGGCGACATGGCCCAGCAGTGCCGGGTCGACCCTCATCCCGTGCGGCGGCCGCACCGGCACGGACGGCGGGGCCCACACCACCTCCACCGGATGCGACACCCCTTGCGCCTCGATCACCGGGGCGTCCCCGAGCAGCCGCGCCCAGCCCTCCGCGTCCGTCGTCGCGGACGCCGCCACCAGGCGCAGGTCCGGGCGGAGCGCGGCGCGCACGTCCAGCAGGAACGCGGCCACCGTGTCCGCGTCGAGGTGGCGCTCGTGGCACTCGTCGATGATCACCGCGTCCACCCCGGCCAGCTCCTGGTCGCGCTGCAACCGCTGGAGCAGCACCCCGGTGGTGACGACCTCCACCACGGTCTCCGGGCCCACCACCCGCTCGCCGCGCACGGTGAACCCGACGCGCTGCCCGGTCCGTTCGCCCAGCAGCCACGCCATCCGCCGGGCCGCCGCGCGGGCGGCGATCCGGCGCGGTTCGGCGACGACGACCCGGCGCACCGGGCCCTCGCCGGTCAGCCCGGCCAGGGCGAGGGGTACGAGGGTGGTCTTGCCGGTGCCGGGCGGCGCGCAGAGCACTGCGGTGCCGTGGCCATCCAGCGCCTGCCGGAGGGCGGGGACGGCGGTGCGGACGGGCAGCCGGTCGAGGGCGTCGGTGCGGATCACGCCCCCAGTCTCGTACGGCGGGCGCCCGCGCCCCGCACCGGCCGGTGACTCAGTCCCGTACGCAGACGAAGATCGCGGTCCCCGGGATCAGGTTGCCGCGCAGCGGGGACCAGCCGCCCCACTCCTGGTCGTTCCAGGCGGGCCACTCCGGCTCGACCAGGTCCACCAGCCGGAAGCCGCCCGCGACCACGTCCCGGACCCGGTCGCCCAGCGTGCGGTGGTGCTCGACGTAGACCGCGTTTCCCTGCTCGTCCTGCTCCACGTAAGGGGTGCGGTCGAAGTAGGAGGCGGCCACCGACAGGCCCTCGGGGCCCGGCTCGTCCGGGAAGGCCCAGCGGACCGGGTGCGTCACGGAGAAGACCCAGCGCCCGCCGGGGCGCAGCACCCGGTGGACCTCGCGGAAGACCTGGACCGGGTCGGCGACGAAGGGCACCGCGCCGTATGCGGAGCAGGCCAGGTCGAAGGAGGCGGTGCGGAACGGCAGCCGGCCGGCGTCCGCCTCGACCAGCGGGACGTCCTCGCCGATGCGCAGGGCGTGCTGGAGCTGGCGGTGGGAGAGGTCCAGGGCGACGGGGCGGGCGCCCCGCGCGGCCAGCCAGCGGGAGCACTGCGCCGCGCCGGCGCCGATCTCCAGGACGTCGAGCCCCTTCAGCGCGGCGGCGGGGCCCAGCAGCCCGGCCGTCTCCTCGTCCAGGCCCTCGGGCCCCAGACGAAGCGGTCGTCGCCGAGGAACGCGCCGTGGTCGCTCTGGTATTCGTCGGCGTTGCGGTCCCACCAGCCCCGGCTGGCCCGGCTGCTCTCGGCGGTCCCGGCGCTGCGGCGGGTCGCCTCGGGTTCGGCGGCGTACATCTCTTGGCTCATCGTGTCCGTCGTTGTAGTTTGCCTTCACCCCGTCGTACGAGGTACGTACCAAGGGGGCCTGCGCGGCGCTGCACCGGTGTGTCCGGACGTTGCCGGACACGATCTGGCCTCGGTGAACCCGAGTTGTGCCGGATATGGGGCTTTCCGCCCGCGGTGTCCGCCTTCGCGCATTGACCGTGCCCTGCTGCCCCCGTATGCTACAAGTTGCGCTGCGAGCCTGCGCTCCTCAGACCTAGCAGGCCGCGCTCGCATCTGTTGCTAGTCCCCTCGGTTCACGAGGCGCCTTCCGGTCACGGAATTGGCGCTTCCCGGGCTGTCCGGCTTAGGCAGAGGCGATACGGGCTTTCGGCGTAGCAGTACCTACGACTCACTGTCCGTACCGGAGCCCTTTCCCACATGACGAGCAGCACCGAGACCACCGCCACCACTCCGCAGGTTGCGGTCAACGACATCGGCGACGCGGACGCGTTCCTCGCGGCGATCGACGAGACGATCAAGTACTTCAACGACGGCGACATCGTTGACGGTGTCATCGTCAAGGTTGACCGGGACGAGGTTCTCCTCGACATCGGTTACAAGACCGAAGGTGTCATCCCGAGCCGCGAGCTCTCGATCAAGCACGACGTCGACCCGAACGAGGTCGTCAAGGTCGGTGACGAGATCGAGGCCCTGGTTCTCCAGAAGGAGGACAAGGAAGGCCGCCTGATCCTCTCGAAGAAGCGCGCTCAGTACGAGCGTGCCTGGGGCACCATCGAGAAGATCAAGGAAGAGGACGGCATCGTCACCGGTACCGTCATCGAGGTCGTCAAGGGTGGTCTCATCCTCGACATCGGCCTCCGCGGCTTCCTCCCGGCGTCGCTCGTCGAGATGCGTCGCGTCCGCGACCTCCAGCCGTACGTGGGCAAGGAGCTCGAGGCCAAGATCATCGAGCTGGACAAGAACCGCAACAACGTGGTCCTGTCCCGCCGTGCCTGGCTCGAGCAGACCCAGTCCGAGGTCCGCCAGACGTTCCTCACGACCCTCCAGAAGGGTCAGGTCCGCTCCGGCGTCGTCTCCTCGATCGTCAACTTCGGTGCCTTCGTGGACCTGGGTGGCGTCGACGGTCTGGTGCACGTCTCCGAGCTGTCCTGGAAGCACATCGACCACCCCTCCGAGGTTGTCGAGGTCGGCCAGGAGGTCACCGTCGAGGTTCTCGACGTCGACATGGACCGCGAGCGCGTCTCGCTGTCGCTCAAGGCGACGCAGGAAGACCCGTGGCAGCAGTTCGCCCGTACGCACCAGATCGGGCAGGTCGTCCCCGGTAAGGTCACCAAGCTCGTTCCGTTCGGTGCGTTCGTCCGCGTGGACGAGGGCATCGAGGGCCTGGTCCACATCTCCGAGCTGGCCGAGCGCCACGTGGAGATCCCGGAGCAGGTCGTCCAGGTCAACGACGAGATCTTCGTCAAGGTCATCGACATCGACCTCGAGCGCCGTCGCATCAGCCTCTCGCTGAAGCAGGCCAACGAGGCGTTCGGCGGCGACCCGGCCTCGGTCGAGTTCGACCCGACCCTGTACGGCATGGCCGCGTCCTACGACGACCAGGGCAACTACATCTACCCCGAGGGCTTCGACCCCGAGACCAACGACTGGCTCGAGGGCTTCGAGGCTCAGCGCGAGATCTGGGAGACCCAGTACGCCGAGGCGCAGCAGCGCTTCGAGCAGCACCAGGCCCAGGTCATCAAGTCCCGCGAGGCCGACGAGGCCGCTGCCGCCGAGGGCGCTGCCGCCCCCGCCGGCAACGCCCCGGCCGCCTCGGGCGGCAGCGGCGGCTCCTACTCCTCGGAGTCCTCGGACAACTCCGGCGCCCTGGCGTCGGACGAGGCCCTGGCCGCGCTCCGCGAGAAGCTGGCGGGCGGCCAGAGCTGACGCTCTGTCCCTCCGGCCGGTCATCGGCTGCGGTAGGTAAGTGACCGTGAGGCCCGCTCCCTTCGGGGAGCGGGCCTCACGCGTTTCCGCGCGCCGACGTAACACAGAGAAACGTGTGGGATACACGAATAGCTGAGGGCTCGTAACACACGCTTGCCAGGATCCCGGCAACCTCAAGATCCGAAGGGGAGCCGGGACATGACACACGCTTCGCACCAGCCGCCCGCGACACCGGGCACGAGCCGCCGCACCTTCCTGCACAACGTCGGAATCGCCGGCGGGGCCGGGGCCATGTTCGCCACCATGGGGGCGCTCGGGCTCGCCCCCACCGCACAGGCCGCAGGGCGCGAACCCGCCTACCGCGCTCCCAGCAAGGGCGACTTCCACCTCAAGGGCAGGGCCGCCGCCAAGGTGGTCGTCGTCGGCGGCGGCATCGCCGGTCTCGCCACCGCCTACGAACTGGGCAAGGCGGGCTACGACTGTACGGTCCTGGAGGCCCGGGGCCGCACCGGCGGCCGGAACTTCACCGTGCGCGGCGGGGATTCCACCACCGACATCCACGGGGTCAAGCAGACCGCCCACTTCTCCGACGGGCAGTACATGAACGCCGGGCCCGGCCGGATACCGCAGTGGATGGTCACCCTCGACTACTGCCGCGAGCTCGGCGTCCCCATCGAGGTGTTCACCAACGTGAACGCCAACGCCTACATCTTCAACGAGAAGGCGGGCAT from Streptomyces drozdowiczii carries:
- a CDS encoding FdhF/YdeP family oxidoreductase codes for the protein MASKPPAGDPVQDAPRVGPAQHSAAGLPAVAQSLRVAQQQMGLRRTARTLLKVNQKDGFDCPGCAWPEGDKRHTAEFCENGVKAVAEEATLRRVTPDFFTEHPVSDLAGRSGYWLGQQGRITQPVYLPEGADRYEAITWERAFAIMAEELGALASPDEAVFYTSGRTSNEAAFLLQLFAREFGTNNLPDCSNMCHESSGSALTETIGVGKGSVSLEDLHHADLIIIAGQNPGTNHPRMLSALEQAKAAGAKIISVNPLPEAGLERFKNPQTPQGMLKGTPLNDLFLQIRIGGDQALFRLLNKLILETEGAVDRTFVAEHTHGYEEFAAAAAEADWESTLAATGLDRTAVEEALAMVLASERTVVCWAMGLTQHKHSVPTIREVVNFLLLRGNIGRPGAGVCPVRGHSNVQGDRTMGIFERPAPAFLDALDKEFGITSPRHHGYDVVRAIRALRDGEAKVFFAMGGNFVAATPDTEVTEAAMRNARLTVHVSTKLNRSHAVTGARALILPTLGRTDKDVQAGGKQFVTVEDSMSKVHASRGNLTPASPHLLSEPAIVARLARAVLGPESGTPWEEFEKDYATIRDRISRVVPGFENFNARIAHPGGFTLPHGPRDSRRFPTATGKANFTAAPVEFPELPEGRLLLQTLRSHDQYNTTIYGLDDRYRGIKGGRRVVLVHPEDAAALGLADGSYTDLVSEWKDGVERRAPGFRVVHYPTARGCAAAYYPETNVLVPLDSTADTSNTPASKSVVVRFEPAG
- the polA gene encoding DNA polymerase I, translated to MAETASKKTADNRPRLLLMDGHSLAYRAFFALPAENFTTAAGQPTNAVYGFMSMLANTLRDEAPTHFAVAFDVSRKTWRAQEFPEYKANRSKTPDEFKGQVELIGELLDAMHADRFAVDGFEADDVIATLATQAEAAGFEVLIVTGDRDSFQLITDNVTVLYPTKGVSELTRFTPEKVVEKYGLTPRQYPDFAALRGDPSDNLPSIPKVGEKTAAKWINQFGSFDELIARADEVKGVAGQNLRDHLDAVKMNRVLTEMVRDVELPKTPEGLERAPYDRTAVTGILDILEIRNPSLRERLLAVDPGAAEAEPPAPAAGIDLDGTVLSTGEAGPWLAEHGAQPLGVMTVDTWALGVGTVTEIALAAADGSAAWLDPAQLDEADEQAFAAWVADPARPKVMHNAKSAMRVFPEHGWHLRGVTMDTALAAYLVKPGRRSFALDALAVEYLGRELAPAAAADGQLAFGADDRAEADALMAQARAVLDLGDAFTERLKEVGAAELLHDMELPTSILLARLERHGIAADRAHLEGMEQQFAGAVQQAVKEAHASVGREFNLGSPKQLQEVLFGELGLPKTKKTKTGYTTDADALAWLAAQTEHELPVLMLRHREQAKLRVTVEGLVKTIAADGRIHTTFNQTVAATGRLSSTDPNLQNIPVRTDEGRAIRRGFVVGEGFETLMTADYSQIELRVMAHLSEDAGLIEAFTSGEDLHTTVASQVFGVEKSAVDPEMRRKIKAMSYGLAYGLSAFGLSQQLNIEAGEARVLMDTYFERFGGVRDYLRRVVEEARATGYTETIFGRRRYLPDLNSDNRQRRETAERMALNAPIQGTAADIVKVAMLHVDRALTEAELKSRMLLQVHDEIVLEIAAGEREQVERILRHEMSTAVRLRAPLDVSVGVGDDWESAAH
- a CDS encoding DUF4184 family protein — protein: MPFTLSHAAAVLPGIRRDGAGRGPLLASALVAGSFAPDLTYFADSVIPGAMEFGEVTHAVWGVVTVDVLITAVALGLWLLLRDPLVALLPERWRGRVHAWLRGGGAPTGPGRRGLGARDAGWFAVSAVIGSATHVVWDAFTHHDRWGVRLVPGLDGSVAGYPVFTLVQYGTSAPALLLLAWFTASGLRRTGDRPVPASVPVLTGWVRGWALASIGLCAVLGTAHRCARWYAYHGHIDTPLDIIPTACFGAGAGLAAGLLLYAAAVRLAPVRREAEPAGVPADPGRKRSVGR
- a CDS encoding lytic murein transglycosylase, with amino-acid sequence MAAQFGRRLYRGAATTAVAAVAVAALSASQAPGAPSPLVAADGEHPSAGSSTPADQGGGVSGDSPYYTDLPPLNTPDKPGGSANLPVTGPAESGIPASVLAAYKKAQDTVAGTDAGCRLPWQLLAAIGKVESGQARGGRVDAQGTTLSPILGPALDGNGFALIKDTDNGAYDGDRTHDRAVGPMQFIPSTWATWGQDGNGDGRKDPNNVYDAALAAGRYLCAGDRDLSTATDLDRAVLSYNHSDVYLRTVRSWFTYYNRGTHEVPDGTGVLPTGPTSRTPGPGRPDGGPSSTPAPSPTPTPSPSKTPKPGTSPKPTKPAEPSPQPSKPKPPTHTPTPAPTPSQQVAALQNDGTGTLTATAGDEFGGTVKVRARDGLGKAVAKAKVTFTVVGDTDTAFVGGFKAVTLATGADGKVSSPVLRAGEKTGEFTVRATVSGTSAATTVKATVTARQADAITRTGTAELTAVAGETFDDITVAATYQGKAAGKVAVTATMITDGDDPAVNDKGPYCTDDDGNPVRTIELTTAADGSLKLPKFYADGPAGTYKLRLTTEGGATVTIDLTVEERTASAAS